The Acropora muricata isolate sample 2 chromosome 4, ASM3666990v1, whole genome shotgun sequence genome contains the following window.
tttcttcgTACACGTCTTTAATACGCTCGGAGTTTGTCACATCCATCTGGAATGTTTTTAGCTTGTCGCTCGTCACCGATTTTAAGCCTTTTCCTCCTTCATTCGTCAAACAAGTCGCCAACACATGCGCTCCCATCCTGTCCAGTTCAATCGCCGTCGCTCGACCGAAGCCCGTGTCGCAACCAGTGATCAAAACATACTTTCCTTTTATATCAATTTTCGGCTTCGGCAGTAAACGGGCAACGAGATAAATTGAAAGGAGAGCAATAGCTATCAGCAGCAACAACGAcgggaaagaaaaaatgaatccGCAATCCATTGCTTTGAATTGCAACTTTTCATTGAGACATGCGAACGAACTGCATCATCGCTAATCTTCAGTGGAATTTTTGTTCCTTGTTCAATTAATGGTATTATTTACATCCCACGGGTATATAGGGTAGTGGGCAGCGGCGGGTCTAATTTGCAGGTCGCGGcttgcaggttgcaggtcgcGGCTTGCAGGTCGCACGTTGCAGGTCGCGGGTCGCAGGTTGCAGGTCGCGGATAATTAGTTAAACACGCAAACTGTAGAATGGAGGAATATCAACGAATATTAACGAACCACCTGTTGTTATGAAACAAATAATTTCAACATTAACGAGGCTTTATTAACTTTAACTAAACAAGCTGGGAATCCTTAAAAAGTAccgaaagaaacaattttgttattgcACGCTTTTATGGCGATTCACGAATAATTGGGCATTCATCACaatttgaaaggaaaatgaatAAACGCGCGTTTATTTCACCCATTCGAGTTTTACAGGACGTCAATACAAAAAAGTCGTTAACATTATTCTGGATTCTGACATGATTACAAGCGAACAAAGCCAAAAGATCGACAATTGCCaactaaaagaaggaaaaaatatttccaaGCCAGTGTAAACACAAATATAAGTTGTGGTCGATTTCTTAAATTTCATGGTGTCTAAAAGTACACAAGAGTGACCCTGAactccaaaataattatttctgtgATAGGCTGAACGGCTTGAGAATTATTTCGAACTTTTGTGGATTTGATTTAAGGCCAGATAATGATCAACATGGTCtctttattaaacaagcgaccCCGAGTCACGCAAAATTCATGTGTAAAATTCTTTCTGAATTTCATGTTTACTAATTGTCAATGAGTGAAACTAAGCATAAAAATCTTTTCTCGAAAAGTCCGGTAAAACCGAAAATTACTGTTGTATTTGCTGCCTAAATTTTGTGGATCGCGCTCCAATAATCGAACCTACGATTATCCAGTTTACTGTCGCACGTTTCGTACAAGGCATGTTATTAAAGCTTGTCGAATTGATGACCGTACCTAGCGATCGCAAATTGAAAAGAGATAAAGGTctaatcattttcttttattcataCCTCGTAGTTGGACGAATCCATCATTTTAGGACAACTGCTCACACGTTATTCATAGCTCGGTTCTCACGAACCGCGTGGTCTGCGTCTCTCTTCAAGGCGTCAAGTTACCGGCTCAGAAGTCTCTTGTGCAACACGAGACGAACGATTGTCAGCACTACAATGAGGGAATAGGGAGAGGCTGTCCTCTTCCATTTCTTATTCCATTCTACAGTTTGCgtgtttaattaattatttaaccAGCAACCTGCAACCCGCGACCTGCAACCTGCGACCCGCGACCTGCAACCTGCGACCTGCAAATTAGACCCGCCGAGTCGGCAGTCAGCCGGGACGTTCGCAGCCATTTTTAGGTTTAATATCATCCCATATAAAGAGGGAGAATGTTGCGTGTCGTGCCAAAACATGGCTGTAAAGGAGACTAGCCAGGAGGAACAAAATCAGGGCTGACGAAAGTTAGAACAAGTTTACAGAAAGCACGAAACGAGTGGGTATTTGTGAAAGAGGattctaaaactcattaataattcataagtttgatagccaataaaaaatggctaaattcgtcacgtgcatgagttttgatacccaatgaaaacacagatgaaaaccacacgtgttttggatcacatatcaaaaccacgcgtggttttcatctgtcttctcattggacatcaagagttatggatcaaaacaaaacaaattgaacacaaaaacaatacttcagtttaattaatcatcataattaatcagctacactgacagttcattttttttcgctTCCCACAGTTTCTTCTAAATGCCTTCGGATGCCACAGATAATTCCATAAAGTGTCCTTGCTGGATACACCTTCCCTTCACTATTCGCAACCTCCTGGACAAATTTACTCAGCCAGTAGTTTAAAGCGTTGGcatccatatttgccaaatctgtACACAACGACTGAACTTTGTACAAATCTACATAATCTTTAAAAGCGCCACCAGCATCAAGTACAGGACCTTTAACTTTTCTCTATTTATCTGCCattcgtgaaaaattttaatcgcccatttggttttgtaggcagttgacTTAGGAATGCTCCCTTGCAGCAACTTTGATTCTTCTTCCCCAGTTTTTGGAGAACGGAAACGGCTTACGGTATTCGTTGCAAAAGACTCTGCCATCTTCACTACCACATGACTtacaacgaacaacaacaaatttcccacattttgattatttttaaaatacataatctcatgtgaaattaaagcacggaaacaataccccctaattactaaaagaagtgtgaatagttttagaagccatatcaaaaactcgtgcgtcgtgtttgaccggggtctccagacacctcgaaacaataaaagcactcggcctacggcctcgtgctttcatctgtttctcggtgtctggaaaccccgatcaaacactcgcactcgtttttgatttattacatCAAAGTGCGATCCGTTAGATGCAAACACGCCCAGGTGCCAAGGTTTCCTGCGCAGCCCCCGGGGGGGGTACTTGACCCATGTTTGGATATAGGTGTGCCGCTAAGGgtttgaaatcctgaccctgtttaggacaagaatACGCTAAAAACCCTACCCTGCGTTGGACAACAGCTTGCATTTcacgaccctgtttaggacaagtgacaaaaggcacactcgctggttttacatgaatttaaacTGTCCAATAAGTCATGATACCGGTACGATCTGTTCTGTCAATACGCGCTTGGTATAATACTCGGAAGTGGAAAAAATATTATATCTTAAGATACCGACAACAATAGtattcttgtccagaaaatgatctgatgttGATTGACTGAGTACATTGTAATGTCCGGGTAACGGTCGGTTTACTCAGTTGaccttatgcaaatcaggaaaagatGTACCAATTGTAAACCCTGTTAAGGACAGAGAGGCCAAAAAACCTTACCCTGTCCAGTGGCACGTACCAGGTATAACCcaaataagggagtacccccccggggCGCAGCCCCGCTTCCCCAACTTTGACTGAAAGGCCTGGTACTCAGGTAAGATGGGCTATGGGCCCAGTAGAAGGCTGTAGTTCGATGGTGATAAATATGAGTTGCCTTGTTTCTTGGAATTATGCGACTGCCAAAACTCTACGGTGTTATCCAGACGGAGAAAGAGCCAGATGAGGACACTTCCGACAAGAACGTTCACGCCTTTGTTCGAGCTGTTAACTATGGCTCAACTTATCCATTGTCaagattcgctctgacgaagaagaagaagagtgAGTTATTAAAACCAACTAGCTTCAAGTTGGGGTGTAGTACATCCGTACACGgtttaactgcagaataccctgccacacCAAAACACATCTGGAATCtgtggctacgcggctacggaGCTATAAGGCTAGGAAGCTAAGCTTTCTGGAATCTATGGCTACGTGGCTACGCAGTTACACGGCTAGAAGCTAAGCTAGGAGCTTGGTATTTTTTTTACACATCATGCTTTTGTTTCCACGTGGGAAAGATCATCCTACATAAAAATttaactcgttctttaatccatgTAGCGAAACAATAATCTATGAGCCGAAAGGAGCACGCTACACATGAAtctaactcgttctttaatccatgTGCGGAAACAATAATCCTTGAGCCGAAACGAGCACGCTACAATGTGCCGAATCAAACTTGCATACACTTTCACATTAATATAACTCGAATTTTCACATTAATATAACTTGAATCAAACCCGCGAACACATGAATATACCTTCATTATTAAGACATGATtagtttcaaaatatttcaaagaaacaaaactcactACCACACGAGACATATTCAAAACTGTTTCGTATAACCTACCATACGTGCAATAAATACAATTCATATCTAAGCTTCTTGAAATTCGTTCTCACACTGTTCGTTCGATACTATaactttcttattttcattaCTGGCATTGTctaattattcaaatttgtaaattttcttAATGTCTTTTAAAAACGCTTTCCACAAATCTTCTCCACTGTGGATATATCTCCATTTGAATTCCGCTAAGTACGATGAATAATGTTCTTTTTTGCGACCGTGTGTTGGAAGCCTTGCTTTCATTTGCCGCCAATGACCCTCACTCTTGTTTGTATGAAAACCCTCTTCGTTAACGAACTCCACGGAATGGTTTACGGTCTTATGGATGTACCCATGTCTTGAAAGGTTCACGTATCTCTTCCAGCAATCGGAAATAATTGTTGTTCCTGGTTCAATCCATTGTTTGATCAGATTTAGCAAAGTTTCTTCCTTTCGGTCCTCTACTGTCGCGATAAAACACTTGCGTGAATCTTCCTCGATGCCACCGAAAACCCACTGACCCTCCACAACATGACCACGATGATACTTCCTTTTTCCAATTTTACTCTCATGTATCTGAACAAATTTCCTTGGTTCCCCAATTTTCTCCCTTCCATCGAACAGCGCCACCTCACACACTTCCCGGCAAAACACGTCCCAGTCAACAGCCGTGTGTGAGCCAAGCTGTAGCTGCTGTTTTATCTGCCACTGGTTCAGGTCCTGGCACCACCAATATGTAAATTTCAGCACCTCTTCAATTGTCAAGTTCGCTTTTTCAAACCAACTTCCCTCTCTAATGCTCCTCTCACATCTATGCCGTTTACCGTTGACCTGCTTTCTACACTCCCATACGTAGCTATCGGACCTATCTCCACTATTAACCAGCTTCATTTCCGATCCACAAATAGTGCAAATTCGACTTGGTGCAATAAGCCCTTCGTCCTTTAGCCATGAAAAGGTGAAGTCTTTGTCCCACaggtaattttgaagtagaTTTTCATAATTAGTAATGTTCTCTTTCTTCTCATTTCTTAGATAACTTCCTGTGCTTTGATCTTTAAGATCAGCTGTTGAACACCCAGTTTGCACTCCAGTTGTCTTACGACGTTTAAcgatatttattttcaaacacaccaaaaacgagTGGAGAGAACAGAACCGGCGTTGCTAAAACACGGGTcgagggtcaagggtaagggtcaagggtaagggtcgcaggtcaagggtaagggtaagggtcaagggtaagggtcaagagcaagggtcgagggtaagggtcaagggtaagggtcaccattttgaaagattttttagttctttttgtCCCCGACATACACCTCAACGAAAACATAATTGTGAAACAGCTCCATTctatatattaagaaaaagccCTGTTACAACCTTGCAGATATGATCCCTTAGTCAAGACCTGGGATCGAAGTTATCATGCTAATAAATCACAATTGGCCTGCGGTTGCCTTAACGTTTACATTCGTCTTACAAAACGTCTTTCAGTGACGTATCTTTTTCGTAAACGTTATTCTTCTAACATCAACAAAATGAATTCCAGACGATAGAAACATTTTCTGAAGATAAGATATTTGCCGCGTGCTCCCGGCGTGGTCCTCAAGCAGAGTGGAGCCCCAATACAACGATATGCCATGGAAGTAGCAAAATTATATTGTTATATCGAGAAATAGCTGTATCAAAACCCCCGATATTACGAAATGGCCGTAAAATAACAGAAGATATCGTTGTAAAAGGAGTCAAAAATACTGAAActgtgagaaatataaaatagcCGGCAAATCGGATGAAGAGGCTTAAAACACAATATAGCTTTCTTACTATTCGTGAAAAGCTGTCGACAGAAACGTTAGAGGTTACTCAattactgtaatgttattgtattaAATTTAGTGTTTGGTTTAAATTGTGACTGTGTACTGATGACATCGTTATATTGGGAAAGATTTTACATTCGGCCTGCTAGATATCGGGAATATCGTGATATCGATCATCGCTATATCCAACGTTATACTGGGAATATTGTTATATCGCGGATTGTTATGTCGAGGTTCCGCTGTATACCTAAATTGTATCAACCGTGGAGCCCTGGAATTAACTAAAACCATTATGTGTAAACCCCAGGTTCAAAATAGTGATTATGACTTACCCTCGATCCTTACCcgtgacccttacccttgacccgcgacccttacccttgacccgcgACCCGCGTTTTAGCAACGCCGGAACAGAACTGATTATCTTAGCATTCACGTGCGTTGATTCACCGTAGCCACGTAGCCGCTATTTTAAGGGGTATAacttcgagtggcagggtattctgcagttactcTAGTACACATTGTTTCCACTCTTGCTCTTATAGGAAATGTTATCTTAAATTATGAGTTCAAATTAAAAGGGAAAAAGAGGCTATATTCCTCCAgcgaacaatgaaaataaacccAGCCATTTTCtccgcgcgtggattttgctAATGAGAGATTGGAACTAGTTCCCCATTGTTATGTCACTGTTATGAAGGATGGTGAATCTTAAAGCCAGGTCTCAGGGTTGGCCAAGTGATGAGGGCACTCGCATTCTGGCATTGATGCTGCATGGGGTTTGAGTTTCTTGCTTGTCTCCTATGCTCTAAGAAGTCTTAAATCAACTattccagttttcccctctcactaAAAATTAGCTTGGCTAAATCCACCTGGACTTAGTATTCGAAGAAGAagtggttttgaaaaacatttaactataaaaaaatgcgattaaatatttcttaaaaacattttaagattaaaaattgctaaaaaacgacgacgtttcgacgttagcaAACGTCACTATCAAGACAAAAATATGTTGTTGAGTTTTCggtctataaatactaaaaaaaatgcTCTTCATCAAGATTCTTAAGTCCAATTGAAATACCCAgacggactccatacgtgcgAAACATTTTGTTCTCACGTTACAATTTTCTATCAgcttttctttttagtatttatagaccgaaaactcaacaaaatatttttgacttgataatgacgtttgctaacgtcgaaacgtcgtcgttttttagcaatttttaatcttaaaatgtttttaagaaatattttatcGCAATTCTTTATAGTTAAATGAacttagtattattattatttttttttccactacAAGATCTATTTTTACTTTCAGAGGATGGTAAAGGACATGAAGTCATGTTGGAACTTGATGCACATAAGGAAGGTCTTCTTAGGGACAAATTTTTATTGAGAAACGAGGAAGGAGAGGAATTTGTGATTGTACTTCATGCCCAGGTTCTTGGACTGCGAAAGGGAACACCAATGCTGAGGGAAGGAATACGTTGCATTCATTttgagaaagaagaagaagaggaccACAGTGATTGGCAAGGATTTGAGTGATGAGTAgaacacaaacaaaacagaGCACTGCATTTTTTATCACTAGTCTTTTCacaaaaaacataaattatGTAAATTCCTTGAAACACCATTATCAGAACACTTTCCTGTGGGTTGCTTTAATCACAGTTAGTAGATGAACAGGTTCATTaattctgaagaaaaaaaatgcacctTAGTGAAACCGACAATTGGCACGGCTAAAGAAGGTATGCGGCATCATTTGGGTTCACCAGCAAATACAGCTGGCACTCAGTTGCATTTATGTCCAGAAATGACATAATGACACATCACATGGTTGGTCTTTGAACAATTACTTTTAATTGAACTCAAATTGTGAAAGAAATCGCGCACATGAACTGCAGAAATGGCACTGTTAATGAGGTTTGAAATGATCATTGGATTGATCATGAAGGAAATGAAATTACTTGCACATAGTTTCAGTTGTTTCTTATTAAAAGCAtctccatttttttgttttcataaatCAAAGAGATCACCTGTACAACATCTGTTTTTAAAAGTATTATTATGGTACCTAATTAATTTAACTGGACCTTACGACAAATAAATATGATTAAATTATTCAATGATGTTATTGATTCATTACTTTACTCTAATAGTCCCCACAGCTGAATAGGATTTTTGGGCATAATTAACAATATCAATGGTTCAGGGTTAGCAATTGCATGCATCCATGGATGCACGTTGGGTTAGTGTGAAGAAGAATTGTGAGACTCGCACATGGCAATTGCAATTCTAGCCTCCTAAGTGCTTAGCAGATTCTTAAGTTCATCTACTCAGTGGGCTTGTGCCATCCATGAACCAacagtaattattatcattgttttacAACATCGACACCACAGCACTTAATCAAATTTTACTTTCTCCAAACCCACTGAAAACTTACAGACATTATGATTATGGAGCACGCTAACGAAGTAAGCAAATTGATAGActgaaattgtgtgactttgcCGGCTTTGTTATAataattctgattggtcaactCAAAGGTGTTTTCCAAAGAACTTTCCACCTTCTAGTAGCCACTTTGTTTATACACCAAATGCATATATGGCTgtcaattaattattcttttatctttgtgctaattaagCTCACTAGCCTACTAATCAGCATGCAAAAATTTAAagaattttcaaacaaaaatgagGCAAGTCAGTCTAATAAGCATTtatataaaagaataataattaagctgCCATTTATGCATTGGGTGTATAGTCTGTGAGTGCAGGTATATTTCAGGTTCTTGCTTCTCTCCAACCAACAACCACAAGATTAATACATCTGCTTTCTATCGTATCAATGGGGTTCATAATTTCCATCATCTCTGAAGATGGAAGAGTTACGTTTTTGTCTTCATTGAGTTCATCTGTATTTGAGATCACTTGATGATTTACTTGTACTCACTTGAACTTGCTTCAGTCTCATTTGCGACAACCTTGTGGGCATGGCggtttgaaaacaaaacgtaTCATAAAGTCACCAACAAATGCTGGCAAAATGCTTAAGGGTATGAGACCATATTTTGCATCTGTGCCAACCACATAACGGTCAGATGGAGAAGTTGAAGTCAAGCCATCCACTATTGCATTCACAACCTCACTGATATCcgaaaaacaaggcaaattaCGCACAATGTTTATTGCTGTGAAAAgtgacaaaataataatataaataactGAACCAGATTCAGGATAAAGTGAAACCTGCAAATTGTAGTGAAACTATCAGTGACGAAAGGGTACAAAGTTGGCAGCATTGCACAGAAAATCAATGGAATAATCAACGAGAGAGTAACGTGCAGTGCCTTATATCCCAAAATATCTCTGAGAGTTAATCCCTCACAGTTATAGGATTGTCCAGGCCCACAGAAGTAAAGGGTATATGGCAATGCACTTCACCCTTTAGTTGACTATTCTATTGATTTCTAAAGCCATGCCGCCAACTCTTCATCATTGATAGTTTTACTTCACACATTTACTACTACTCTGTAATGACCAACATCTCCACTGTATAATCTGCCACATGCCTGGATACCATGATAGTAAAAATATAATTGTCAGCCAGCATGCTCAACAATAGAATCATGGTCCTAGTTATTGTCCCAAATTGCAGTCAATGATTTAAGCAGAAAACAGAAGATAACTTTTGCACAaattatttaatgttatttctttTATCCATTGGATTACCTACATGTCTTACAGACTCTACAGTAGAAAAAATTGGCCTTAGTGTGACCAAGACCAGGGGAAAATATAAATTTTGAACTATTAAGATCAAATTATTGCACTTATATTTGTGGTAGAGAAGAGTCACCATCTCTAGTAATCTGGGCATGACTTAACAAAGAAAGTATTGCTAAAGGTCACCAAGatgaaattattgttattattagagAAGGCCTGAAATCTTTCTCAGGCAACAAGGACTGTGTTTAAGGAGTTATAtgagaaaaatatatttcattaattaaaactGCAGGGTTGATCTGCATCATTTGCAAATCCTTGCTGAGTTGGCTGTAGAAACAACAGAAGAAGGACAACAACGATAATATTAAGCCTGGCCTTAAAACAATACACGGTTCTACCTGTGACGATCATAAAAATTATAAGATTAAATATCACATTAAAGTGCTGATACACCAGCAATGTATACCTTTATCTAAATATTCCTCTCCATAGTCATCTTTCAGATCCTCGCTGAGTCGGTTCCATCCCCTCCTTAATTCGCTCTCAAGAAAATCTGGAGCAGCAATGTTGGTGGC
Protein-coding sequences here:
- the LOC136913850 gene encoding uncharacterized protein; amino-acid sequence: MKLVNSGDRSDSYVWECRKQVNGKRHRCERSIREGSWFEKANLTIEEVLKFTYWWCQDLNQWQIKQQLQLGSHTAVDWDVFCREVCEVALFDGREKIGEPRKFVQIHESKIGKRKYHRGHVVEGQWVFGGIEEDSRKCFIATVEDRKEETLLNLIKQWIEPGTTIISDCWKRYVNLSRHGYIHKTVNHSVEFVNEEGFHTNKSEGHWRQMKARLPTHGRKKEHYSSYLAEFKWRYIHSGEDLWKAFLKDIKKIYKFE